One stretch of Callospermophilus lateralis isolate mCalLat2 chromosome 11, mCalLat2.hap1, whole genome shotgun sequence DNA includes these proteins:
- the Odf4 gene encoding outer dense fiber protein 4 codes for MQTSVPSPNSKKQSPSDHRRNSALPLQWRMTHSSRWMAQVAASELSLVAFIFMLIMVFSKKWLHPSGSRFYKRYPKDINNIIHTSLHVMSLGLLYTCPAKSCSQVENEKDTFKIWTNHPVFGVAKVIFSLALGIGFLLTIWLHLPYLPGLQKVPAFGLIGTIMSFCEVTLIFSVLLLYPINLWIFEVKKNLSVPLGWSYFIGWLVFILYVSCGILCYLNYRTFWSVIVNHPSHTRSCSISGDSVKDTLNDQTISETN; via the exons ATGCAGACCTCTGTCCCTTCTCCCAACAGTAAAAAGCAATCGCCCTCGGATCATCGCCGGAACTCCGCATTGCCCTTGCAATGGAGAATGACACATAGCTCCCGCTGGATGGCGCAGGTGGCAGCCTCAGAGCTCAGCCTAGTGGCCTTCATCTTCATGCTGATCATGGTCTTCTCCAAGAAATGGTTACACCCCTCCGGGAGCCGCTTCTATAAGCGCTATCCCAAGGATATAAACAACATCATCCACACCTCACTCCACGTCATGTCCCTGGGGCTGCTGTATACCTGCCCAGCTAAGAGCTGTTCCCAAGTAGAAAATGAGAAAG ACACTTTTAAGATATGGACGAATCACCCAGTCTTTGGGGTAGCCAAGGTAATCTTCAGCTTGGCCCTGGGGATAGGCTTCCTGCTCACCATCTGGTTGCATTTGCCGTACCTGCCTGGTCTTCAGAAAGTGCCCGCCTTTGGCTTGATTGGAACCATCATGAGCTTCTGTGAAG TCACCCTCATTTTCTCTGTCCTCCTGTTGTACCCTATTAACCTCTGGATCTTCGAGGTGAagaagaatctgtctgttcccctTGGTTGGAGCTATTTCATTGGTTGGCTGGTATTTATCCTATATGTCAGTTGTG gaaTCCTTTGCTATCTGAACTACAGAACTTTCTGGAGTGTGATTGTGAACCATCCCTCTCACACCAGGTCCTGCAGTATTAGTGGCGACTCAGTGAAAGACACTCTGAATGATCAGACTATATCAGAAACCAACTAA